In Canis lupus familiaris isolate Mischka breed German Shepherd chromosome 24, alternate assembly UU_Cfam_GSD_1.0, whole genome shotgun sequence, a single genomic region encodes these proteins:
- the LOC119877457 gene encoding USP6 N-terminal-like protein: protein MAYTILKVHRKRLLKLPLEGLREFLQDSLAQPWALEDEAVLRHLRASMTQLRRMRCDLPPPRWAQGPGPSRLGLLGPPTGDRAPGAPVLISGALLFCSSLGDPRPGLGARAPTAGPGHQCGGLSTGSGRGATREP, encoded by the exons ATGGCCTACACCATCCTCAAGGTGCACAGGA AGCGCCTCCTGAAGCTGCCCCTGGAAGGGCTCCGGGAGTTCCTCCAGGActctctggcccagccctgggccctggaggacGAGGCGGTGCTCAGACACCTTCGGGCCTCCATGACTCAGCTCCGGAGGATGCGGTGCGACCTGCCCCCCCCCAGGTGGGCTCAGGGCCCTGGTCCCTCCCGACTCGGCCTGCTGGGGCCACCCACAGGGGacagagcccccggggcccccgtcctcatctctggggctctcctcttctgctccagcctcggggaccccaggccagggctgggcgCGCGGGCACCCACTGCAGGGCCCGGGCACCAGTGTGGGGGGCTGAGCACAGGGTCAGGCCGGGGGGCCACGCGGGAGCCATGA